A single Roseinatronobacter monicus DNA region contains:
- a CDS encoding BLUF domain-containing protein → MSLYRIIYSSRPFGYDSSMLNGILMQARRANARDDITGALICREDVFLQLLEGPEDKVKQTVERIKRDDRHIEVRMHVEKEVPERMFGEWAMLHDPAVSWIWTQAEIDDDAVERAPAAEVEGFFIRLRDQADAPDAV, encoded by the coding sequence ATGTCACTTTACCGCATCATCTATTCCTCGCGCCCGTTTGGCTATGACAGCAGCATGCTCAATGGCATCCTCATGCAAGCGCGCCGCGCCAATGCGCGCGATGACATCACCGGCGCGCTGATCTGCCGCGAAGATGTGTTTTTGCAACTGCTCGAAGGCCCCGAAGACAAGGTCAAACAGACAGTCGAGCGGATCAAGCGCGATGACCGCCATATCGAGGTGCGGATGCATGTCGAGAAAGAGGTGCCAGAGCGCATGTTCGGCGAATGGGCCATGCTCCATGACCCCGCTGTGTCGTGGATCTGGACGCAGGCGGAAATTGACGATGACGCGGTCGAGCGCGCGCCTGCAGCCGAAGTGGAAGGGTTTTTCATCCGTCTGCGCGATCAGGCCGACGCGCCCGATGCTGTCTGA
- a CDS encoding DUF2259 domain-containing protein — protein MGFSEDGRYFAFKTYGLQRGSGLPYVNVYVVDLVRDAWVEGTPIRARLGEAAMAEVEAAPFAALEDKRAEAMQAAAPILHELRIRRPATVLFAAGIGQAHLDRDVTEIVIPNPDDPTRDPWGQMTLALTSISRPSTLEYCDDPRGFRLEQLSADAAPLVLHEDQRVPASRGCAQAYRLDAVVAAGYPSTETPLVALISVWQQGFEGLARDVIALPVPVAQSHFVRPMAAP, from the coding sequence TTGGGCTTTTCCGAGGATGGGCGTTACTTCGCCTTCAAGACTTACGGGCTTCAGCGCGGCTCTGGCCTGCCATATGTCAATGTCTACGTCGTCGATCTGGTGCGCGATGCATGGGTCGAGGGCACGCCCATCCGCGCCCGCCTTGGGGAAGCGGCAATGGCCGAAGTCGAAGCGGCCCCTTTCGCAGCGCTTGAGGACAAACGCGCAGAGGCGATGCAAGCCGCCGCCCCGATCTTGCACGAGTTGCGCATCCGCCGCCCCGCAACAGTGCTTTTTGCGGCAGGCATCGGGCAAGCGCATCTGGACCGCGATGTGACAGAGATTGTCATTCCAAACCCTGATGACCCGACACGCGACCCTTGGGGGCAAATGACACTTGCACTGACCAGCATATCGCGCCCCAGTACATTGGAATATTGCGACGATCCGCGCGGTTTTCGACTGGAACAGCTTTCAGCAGATGCCGCACCATTGGTGCTGCATGAAGACCAGCGCGTTCCGGCCTCGCGGGGATGCGCGCAGGCGTACCGTCTGGATGCTGTGGTTGCCGCCGGGTATCCGAGCACCGAGACACCGCTTGTTGCCCTGATTTCAGTCTGGCAACAGGGGTTTGAGGGGCTTGCGCGCGATGTGATTGCGCTGCCGGTGCCAGTTGCCCAATCCCATTTCGTGCGCCCGATGGCAGCGCCCTAA
- a CDS encoding recombinase family protein, whose amino-acid sequence MTSESIMVPRAQSLPEKVCGQHRDRQAIVYIRQSTLQQVERNQESTRLQYALVDRAFALGWPREAIVVVDDDLGRSGASIEGRLGFQRLVAEVGLGRVGLVLGVEMSRLARSCRDWHQLLEICSLFDTLIADADGVYDPSNFNDRLLLGLKGTMSEAELHIIKARMLEGRRAKARRGELAKSLPAGYVARPSGEVIFEPDEQAQGVIRLIFDLFERLRSVGGVLRYLNEHNIQMPIRRKDGPTKGDLEWRRPSRATLHNLFNNPIYAGVYAWGARPVDRRRQKPGRPGTGRCVKAPDNVEVFLPDRLPAYISLEQFESIQAQIRANLPSAQGPVRAGSALLSGMVICGACGLRMQPTYNNNGQVARYICNGMHMAYAEPICQSLKAAPVDEAVSRAILRSLEPAALEISLAVASDLEAERKSLDRQWQQRLERAQFEVDRARRSYASVEPENRLVARSLEKSWEEALASQARLMVDYDRFQRERLQAPSRTELEAIRTLTQDLPALWQAATTTQRERQEIVRLLLERVIIKMVDDTEHVEVTCHWHGGNQTMHKVIRPVARITALSSYPALIARMKELYEAGHSSRCIANILNEEGFVPPKRRNTYTPEMVRHRLVAAGIAKPQRKKPSASAMIVREPDEWTIRELAEAIGMPQATLYYWVANGRLSSRLVKHDRKPVKLVTADATMIEDLKAIRASPPHLRRLPPRQSAEQLKLIT is encoded by the coding sequence ATGACGTCAGAATCGATCATGGTCCCGCGCGCCCAGAGTTTACCCGAGAAAGTCTGCGGACAGCATCGCGATCGCCAAGCGATCGTTTATATTCGCCAATCAACGCTGCAGCAGGTTGAGCGCAATCAGGAATCGACACGGCTGCAATACGCTCTGGTTGACCGGGCTTTCGCACTTGGCTGGCCGCGGGAAGCGATCGTCGTGGTCGACGATGATCTGGGACGCTCGGGCGCCTCGATCGAGGGACGGCTTGGCTTTCAGCGGCTGGTAGCAGAAGTCGGACTGGGTCGTGTCGGATTGGTCCTTGGGGTCGAGATGTCACGGCTTGCGCGCTCGTGCCGGGACTGGCACCAGTTGTTGGAGATTTGCTCCCTATTCGATACATTGATTGCGGATGCCGATGGCGTTTACGACCCATCGAATTTCAACGATAGGCTCCTGTTAGGCTTAAAGGGGACAATGAGCGAGGCCGAACTGCATATTATCAAGGCAAGAATGCTGGAGGGGCGACGTGCGAAGGCCCGGCGCGGCGAACTCGCAAAGAGTTTGCCAGCGGGTTATGTAGCGCGCCCGTCGGGGGAGGTCATCTTCGAACCTGATGAACAGGCCCAGGGCGTCATCCGTCTTATCTTTGATTTGTTTGAGCGGCTGCGGTCGGTTGGAGGTGTGCTGCGGTATCTGAACGAGCACAATATACAGATGCCGATACGCAGGAAAGATGGCCCGACCAAGGGTGATCTTGAGTGGCGCCGCCCAAGCCGAGCCACGCTGCATAACCTGTTCAACAATCCTATTTATGCCGGTGTGTATGCCTGGGGTGCGCGGCCCGTCGACAGGCGGCGCCAGAAGCCGGGGCGTCCTGGAACCGGGCGCTGCGTGAAGGCGCCGGACAATGTCGAGGTGTTTCTGCCAGACCGGTTGCCGGCCTATATCAGCTTGGAGCAATTCGAGAGCATCCAAGCGCAGATTAGGGCCAACCTGCCGAGCGCGCAGGGGCCGGTCCGGGCTGGAAGCGCTTTGCTATCGGGCATGGTGATTTGTGGCGCGTGCGGCTTGAGGATGCAGCCAACCTATAACAACAATGGTCAAGTCGCGCGCTACATCTGCAATGGCATGCACATGGCCTACGCAGAACCAATCTGTCAGTCGCTTAAAGCGGCCCCGGTTGATGAGGCTGTGTCGCGCGCTATCCTGCGATCGCTGGAACCAGCCGCGCTCGAGATCAGTCTTGCGGTCGCCAGCGACCTTGAAGCGGAACGCAAATCTCTCGATCGTCAATGGCAGCAGCGTCTTGAGCGCGCCCAATTCGAGGTTGATCGCGCCCGGCGGAGTTATGCCAGCGTCGAGCCAGAGAACCGACTGGTTGCGCGTAGTCTCGAGAAGAGTTGGGAAGAGGCGCTGGCGAGCCAAGCGCGCCTCATGGTTGATTATGACCGCTTCCAGCGCGAACGTCTGCAAGCACCGAGCCGCACTGAACTGGAGGCGATCCGTACCCTTACCCAAGATCTCCCCGCGCTTTGGCAGGCGGCAACAACCACACAAAGAGAACGACAGGAAATTGTACGGCTGCTGCTCGAAAGGGTTATCATCAAGATGGTTGATGACACCGAGCATGTGGAGGTCACGTGTCATTGGCATGGCGGCAATCAAACGATGCACAAGGTGATCCGTCCTGTCGCGCGGATCACCGCGCTCAGCAGCTATCCGGCACTGATTGCGCGCATGAAGGAACTCTACGAAGCTGGCCACAGTAGCCGCTGCATTGCCAATATTCTCAACGAAGAAGGCTTTGTCCCCCCCAAGCGTCGTAACACCTATACCCCCGAAATGGTCCGCCACCGCCTGGTTGCGGCGGGCATCGCCAAACCACAGCGCAAAAAACCCAGCGCCTCAGCGATGATTGTGCGCGAACCCGACGAGTGGACAATCCGAGAATTAGCCGAAGCCATCGGCATGCCTCAAGCGACCCTGTATTATTGGGTCGCCAACGGCCGCCTAAGCAGCCGCCTGGTTAAACATGACCGCAAACCGGTGAAGCTGGTGACTGCTGACGCGACAATGATCGAGGATCTTAAAGCGATCCGCGCGAGCCCGCCCCACCTGAGGCGCCTGCCGCCCCGGCAAAGCGCAGAACAACTTAAACTTATCACTTGA
- a CDS encoding CopG family antitoxin, with the protein MSNPSQTSVPVFTTDKDAEDFLDQDLSTLDVSQFKPTRFEEQPKPAQPIKRTRR; encoded by the coding sequence ATGTCAAACCCTTCCCAGACTTCCGTCCCCGTTTTCACCACTGACAAGGACGCCGAAGACTTCCTCGATCAAGACCTCTCCACGCTCGATGTCTCTCAATTCAAGCCGACGCGCTTTGAAGAGCAGCCGAAACCTGCCCAGCCAATCAAACGCACGCGGCGCTGA
- a CDS encoding D-galactarate dehydratase, with translation MTHRSPVLAIIFALPLLAACQQLPGFGRGAQPDTGDVAVQAPDSETARPETRPSETLVGSLGQTGLRPESLDQTSAEERAAALAPSGASAQLLGETLAALGSPTQSGLWLKTGLVTTERRGRVEVKDGGASLGVELRPSGAEPGSGSQLSLSAFNSLGLSLTQLVRLRVYAE, from the coding sequence ATGACACATAGATCACCTGTTCTTGCCATTATCTTCGCGCTACCGTTGCTGGCCGCGTGTCAGCAATTGCCCGGTTTCGGGCGCGGCGCACAGCCAGATACGGGTGATGTTGCGGTGCAAGCACCTGACAGCGAAACAGCCCGGCCAGAAACGCGGCCCAGCGAAACACTGGTGGGCAGCCTTGGGCAAACTGGGCTGCGCCCTGAATCGCTGGATCAGACCAGCGCAGAAGAACGCGCCGCTGCGCTTGCCCCATCCGGGGCAAGCGCGCAGCTTTTGGGCGAAACCCTCGCGGCATTGGGCAGCCCCACGCAGTCCGGGCTATGGTTGAAGACTGGCCTTGTCACAACCGAGAGGCGTGGACGTGTGGAAGTGAAAGATGGCGGCGCATCGCTTGGCGTTGAATTGCGCCCATCGGGGGCAGAGCCGGGATCTGGCAGCCAATTGTCACTGTCAGCGTTCAACAGCCTTGGCTTGTCCTTGACGCAACTGGTGCGGCTGCGGGTCTACGCTGAATAA
- a CDS encoding DUF5343 domain-containing protein encodes MSKVPYLASPGNVSKALSKIKVVATPPRVSQDFVKTKLGITGSSGDQITSFLKRIGFAESDGTPTELYRAYRTSDKGGWAAAQAFRVAYGPLYEYNEYLHDCDDSEIKDLVIRHTGLDSNGLFRGLCGWLGFRSFACGTRCCAVG; translated from the coding sequence ATGAGCAAAGTTCCCTATTTAGCATCCCCTGGAAACGTCTCTAAAGCATTGTCTAAAATTAAAGTTGTAGCAACACCACCGCGCGTCTCACAGGATTTCGTTAAAACTAAACTTGGTATTACTGGTAGTTCTGGAGATCAGATAACCAGCTTTCTCAAAAGAATTGGTTTTGCCGAATCCGATGGCACCCCCACTGAACTTTATAGAGCTTATCGGACCAGTGACAAAGGAGGTTGGGCGGCTGCACAGGCTTTCAGAGTTGCGTACGGACCTCTGTATGAATACAATGAATACTTACATGATTGCGATGATTCTGAAATTAAAGATCTCGTTATTAGACACACCGGCCTAGACTCAAACGGGCTATTTCGCGGTTTGTGTGGGTGGCTTGGTTTCCGTTCATTTGCCTGTGGCACAAGATGTTGTGCGGTAGGGTGA
- a CDS encoding ISL3 family transposase: MLQGLEQIGQHARHNHLHWNPRLGSRVLINADWYYITLFHDLLAGRLLFACEGRDAKTVAAFGEDLRAHGGDPDAISAACIDMSRAYISGVAKHLPNADVTFDPFHVIQLANVALEEVRRAEVRSRPELKHSRWMWLKDKKRWTKRQITQHHDLSRMHLKTGRAFRLKEALRDIFAEAESKAEAEERLTAWFQWARRSRLPAFKKLALTLKAHWDGILNGFDSDLSNGAVEAINGLIQAAKARARGYRKTRNLINMSYLIAGNLTHLPASPYRTTSCATGK, encoded by the coding sequence GACTGGGCTCAAGAGTTCTGATCAATGCTGATTGGTATTACATCACCCTATTTCACGACCTTCTGGCCGGCAGGCTTCTCTTTGCCTGTGAAGGACGTGATGCAAAGACTGTGGCGGCTTTCGGTGAAGATCTGCGCGCCCATGGCGGTGATCCCGATGCCATCTCCGCTGCCTGTATCGATATGAGTAGGGCCTACATTTCTGGCGTCGCAAAGCATCTGCCGAACGCGGATGTTACCTTCGACCCATTCCATGTCATCCAACTGGCCAATGTGGCGCTTGAAGAGGTTCGCCGCGCCGAAGTACGCAGCAGACCTGAGTTGAAACACAGCCGCTGGATGTGGCTCAAGGACAAGAAGAGATGGACGAAGCGGCAGATCACACAGCATCATGATCTATCTCGGATGCACCTGAAAACAGGACGCGCGTTTCGCTTGAAAGAGGCTTTGCGCGACATCTTTGCTGAAGCCGAGTCCAAGGCAGAGGCCGAAGAACGGCTTACCGCCTGGTTTCAATGGGCGCGCCGCAGCAGGCTGCCAGCATTCAAGAAACTCGCTCTGACACTCAAGGCGCACTGGGATGGTATACTTAACGGTTTTGACAGCGATCTGAGCAACGGCGCTGTCGAAGCCATCAACGGCCTCATTCAGGCCGCAAAGGCTCGGGCGCGCGGGTATCGCAAAACCCGCAACCTCATCAACATGTCATACCTCATCGCAGGCAATCTCACCCACTTACCAGCGTCACCCTACCGCACAACATCTTGTGCCACAGGCAAATGA